From one Bradyrhizobium sp. Ash2021 genomic stretch:
- a CDS encoding AsmA-like C-terminal region-containing protein, translating to MQTTLLGLAIAIIIALLAALVGPYFIDWNQFRPQFEAEATRILGAQVRVGGKLDARLLPTPSLQLRSVVVGGANDLGKVRADKLDVEFSLGALMRAQWRATELTINGMSLDLGLDPRGRIDWPASTGPFNLGSVAIDRLNLTGRVALHDAASRGTIELNDIAFSGDVRSLAGAIRGDGNFMLSGVRYPFRISSGQGPDGNGTRVHLTIDPGQRALAADLDGVLTLEARAPRFDGAITLAVPAGQRGTADDVPSSPWRIAAKVKADTSAARLDAIEVSYGADERALKLSGSGDIRFGASPLLHAALSARQLDADRFVAKDTVKDTIKDSKDNAAEPVRVLPALRTLLSGIPQTPIPTQIEFASEQIMLGGRPLQDIAAELAGDGKSWTVHRLEFRAPGTTRVSLNGATAQGASPDSFKAALNVESSDPDTLLTWLQGRGDLASRSQKPLRLRGDVTVSPGGFAIDAMKAEIDGGAVDGRVAVSHRAANNGSKVDAALKAERLDLDAATAFVRSLAGPQGEWPDEAQLSLDVGRAMYAGQEMRPLFARVRYSPKEIVVDRLKIGQPDSVMLDGGGNFDRVNATGKLVLDSTATSLGQLAGAVAPFAPSIAARLNAVGAGPGSARIKLTLDLLRNSKTTTGDHVAASAAIAVDTPQLKGNITMDASPLIAAIRGVDLEALGRSEISVGARLSSEQGRALLALLGLDRAIAAGDGPAQFEGTATGAWRAALRLKAKVWGAALDADAEGSAEPWAPEAKASVNLRIRSADLGPLLELRPSDTLAKDIRVFSRASLAGNRLTFDDLDSIIAGSRLRGRVALTMGDEKNIEGEIGLDQLSLAPVFALAIGAAGHDAAEPLGAGLTKGWRGSIAFQALRGLLPGGSELQPVSGMVKGDGQSLTFDALKGKIGGGEVTANVDARQSANGIALNASVQLSSVDGAALRYRNLAMPRGRASMQMALASQGRSASALTGALSGSGTVTLESAVIAGLDPRAFDVAIRASDAGQAKDDARLKQFVEPALLAGTLSVASAQIPFNIRDGRIRIGATALDANGARAIVSGGYDIPADQADIRATLASASAGTATSRPEIQLFAEGTPDVLNRTIDVTALSSWLAVRTIDRETRRLDAIERGEPPPQMPTPAPVAIPQPTEPAPATPEANPASPPLTDVPPPRRPLPKPRVVAPRPPLVPPVVNAPPPPPSVASQPQVAPLPPPIDVKPAPGVLKLRPRPPLSLTPQVANPPPQRPALQNSN from the coding sequence GTGCAGACGACGCTGCTCGGCCTGGCAATCGCCATTATCATTGCGCTGCTGGCCGCGCTCGTCGGGCCGTATTTCATCGACTGGAACCAGTTCCGGCCGCAATTCGAGGCCGAGGCGACGCGGATCCTCGGTGCGCAGGTGCGCGTCGGCGGCAAGCTCGACGCGCGGCTGTTGCCGACGCCGTCGCTGCAGCTGCGTTCGGTGGTGGTCGGCGGCGCCAACGATCTCGGCAAGGTGCGCGCCGACAAGCTCGACGTGGAATTCAGCCTGGGCGCGCTGATGCGCGCCCAGTGGCGCGCCACCGAACTGACCATCAACGGCATGTCGCTCGATCTCGGGCTCGATCCCAGGGGCCGGATCGACTGGCCGGCCTCGACCGGACCGTTCAATCTGGGATCGGTGGCGATCGACCGCCTCAATCTCACCGGCCGCGTCGCCCTGCACGATGCGGCGAGCCGCGGCACCATCGAACTGAACGACATCGCCTTCTCCGGCGACGTGCGCTCGCTGGCTGGCGCGATCCGTGGCGACGGCAATTTCATGTTGTCGGGCGTGCGCTACCCGTTTCGCATCTCGTCCGGGCAGGGTCCCGACGGCAATGGCACCCGCGTGCATCTCACCATCGATCCCGGCCAGCGCGCGCTCGCCGCCGATCTCGATGGCGTGCTCACGCTCGAGGCGCGGGCCCCGCGCTTCGATGGAGCGATCACGCTCGCGGTGCCCGCCGGACAAAGAGGCACCGCCGACGACGTGCCGTCGTCGCCGTGGCGCATCGCCGCCAAGGTCAAGGCCGACACTTCGGCCGCGCGGCTCGACGCGATCGAGGTGAGCTACGGCGCCGACGAACGTGCGCTGAAGCTTTCGGGCAGCGGCGACATTCGCTTCGGTGCCTCGCCGTTGCTTCACGCCGCGCTGTCGGCGCGCCAGCTCGATGCCGACAGGTTTGTCGCCAAGGACACTGTCAAGGACACTATCAAGGACAGCAAGGACAACGCCGCCGAACCGGTTCGCGTGCTGCCCGCGCTGCGCACGCTGCTATCTGGAATTCCGCAAACCCCGATCCCCACACAAATCGAATTCGCCTCCGAGCAGATCATGCTGGGCGGGCGCCCGTTGCAGGATATCGCCGCTGAACTGGCCGGCGACGGAAAATCCTGGACCGTTCACCGGCTGGAGTTTCGCGCGCCGGGCACCACCCGGGTGTCGTTGAACGGTGCGACCGCGCAAGGCGCTTCACCGGACAGTTTCAAGGCGGCGCTCAACGTCGAATCCTCCGATCCGGATACGCTGCTGACCTGGCTGCAGGGCCGCGGCGATCTCGCCTCTCGCAGCCAGAAGCCGCTGCGGCTGCGCGGCGACGTCACGGTGTCGCCCGGCGGCTTTGCCATCGATGCCATGAAAGCCGAGATCGACGGCGGCGCCGTCGACGGGCGGGTCGCGGTTTCGCATCGTGCGGCGAACAATGGCTCGAAGGTCGACGCGGCATTGAAGGCGGAGCGGCTCGATCTCGATGCCGCGACGGCGTTTGTGCGTTCGCTCGCCGGTCCGCAGGGCGAATGGCCAGATGAGGCGCAGCTTTCGCTCGACGTCGGCCGCGCGATGTACGCCGGCCAGGAAATGCGGCCGCTGTTCGCCAGGGTCCGCTACAGCCCGAAGGAGATCGTCGTCGACCGGTTGAAGATCGGTCAGCCCGACAGCGTCATGCTGGATGGCGGCGGCAATTTCGATCGCGTCAATGCGACCGGAAAACTGGTGCTGGATTCCACCGCGACGTCGCTGGGACAGCTTGCCGGAGCTGTTGCACCATTTGCGCCGTCGATTGCCGCGCGGCTCAATGCGGTGGGAGCGGGGCCGGGCTCGGCACGGATCAAGCTGACGCTCGATCTCCTCAGGAACAGCAAAACCACGACTGGCGACCATGTTGCCGCGTCAGCCGCCATAGCTGTCGACACGCCTCAGCTCAAAGGCAACATCACGATGGACGCTTCACCGCTGATCGCTGCGATCCGCGGCGTCGATCTCGAAGCGCTCGGGCGCAGCGAGATCAGCGTCGGAGCCAGGCTGTCATCGGAACAGGGCCGCGCGTTGCTGGCACTGCTCGGCCTCGATCGCGCGATCGCGGCCGGCGATGGCCCGGCGCAATTCGAGGGTACGGCCACCGGCGCGTGGCGGGCGGCGCTGCGGCTGAAGGCGAAGGTGTGGGGCGCGGCGCTCGATGCCGATGCCGAGGGCTCGGCCGAGCCTTGGGCGCCGGAGGCTAAGGCGAGCGTCAATCTGCGGATCCGCAGCGCCGATCTCGGGCCGCTGCTCGAACTCAGGCCGTCCGACACGCTGGCGAAGGACATCCGCGTGTTCTCGCGCGCTTCGCTGGCCGGCAACCGGCTGACCTTCGACGATCTCGACAGCATCATTGCAGGCTCGCGCTTGCGCGGCCGCGTCGCGCTCACGATGGGGGACGAGAAAAACATCGAGGGCGAAATCGGACTCGACCAGCTTTCGCTGGCGCCGGTATTCGCGCTGGCGATCGGCGCCGCCGGACACGATGCGGCCGAGCCGCTCGGCGCCGGGCTGACCAAGGGCTGGCGCGGCAGCATCGCGTTTCAGGCGCTGCGCGGGTTGCTTCCCGGCGGCAGCGAATTGCAGCCGGTCAGTGGCATGGTCAAGGGTGACGGCCAGTCGCTGACCTTCGATGCCCTCAAGGGCAAGATCGGCGGCGGCGAAGTAACCGCCAATGTCGACGCCAGGCAAAGTGCGAACGGCATTGCCTTGAATGCGAGCGTTCAGCTCAGCAGCGTCGACGGCGCGGCGCTGCGTTATCGGAACCTCGCGATGCCCAGGGGCCGCGCGTCGATGCAGATGGCGCTGGCGAGCCAGGGCCGCAGTGCGTCGGCATTGACCGGCGCGCTGTCCGGCAGCGGCACGGTGACGCTGGAATCCGCCGTGATCGCCGGGCTCGATCCGCGCGCCTTCGACGTCGCGATCCGTGCCAGCGACGCCGGCCAGGCCAAGGACGACGCCAGGCTGAAGCAGTTCGTCGAGCCGGCGCTTCTGGCCGGCACGCTGTCGGTGGCGTCGGCGCAAATTCCGTTCAACATCCGGGACGGTCGGATTCGCATCGGCGCGACCGCGCTCGATGCCAATGGCGCGCGTGCCATCGTCTCCGGCGGCTACGATATTCCCGCCGATCAGGCCGACATCCGCGCCACGCTGGCGTCGGCATCGGCCGGAACGGCGACCAGCCGTCCGGAAATCCAGCTGTTCGCCGAGGGCACGCCCGATGTGTTGAATCGCACCATCGATGTGACCGCTCTGTCGTCCTGGCTGGCGGTGCGGACGATCGACCGCGAAACACGGCGGCTGGATGCGATCGAGCGCGGCGAACCGCCACCACAGATGCCGACGCCGGCCCCGGTTGCGATCCCGCAGCCGACCGAGCCAGCGCCGGCGACGCCCGAGGCCAATCCTGCCAGCCCGCCGCTCACCGACGTGCCGCCGCCGCGCAGGCCGCTGCCGAAGCCCAGGGTCGTCGCGCCGCGGCCGCCATTGGTGCCGCCGGTCGTCAATGCGCCGCCACCGCCGCCGTCGGTGGCGAGCCAGCCGCAGGTGGCGCCGCTGCCGCCGCCGATCGACGTCAAGCCGGCGCCCGGCGTGCTGAAGCTGCGACCGCGGCCGCCGCTGTCGCTGACGCCGCAAGTCGCCAATCCGCCGCCGCAACGGCCGGCGTTGCAGAACAGCAATTAG
- a CDS encoding cytochrome P450: MNEHVQTEAGESLFNPLAPEFIRNPYPYYERLRTTDPMHLTAHGAFVASRHAEASLVLRDKRFGKDYVERTIRRYGPDIMKEPVFRSMSHWMLQQDPPDHTRLRGLVVKAFTARRVEDMRPRIQQIVDETLDRIIPQGKMDLIEDFAFRLPVTIICDMLGIPPEHREVFYAGSRDGGRILDPVPMTPAEIAQGNANNAMAQMYFHQLFELRRKSPGDDLTTQLVQAEEDGSKLSNEELTANIILLFGAGHETTVNLIGNGLLALHRNPDQLALLKANPNLITNAIEEFLRYDSSVQLTGRVALEDIEELGGKKIPKGESVLCLLGSANHDPAVYPDRPERLDITRPNVKPLSFGGGIHFCLGAQLARIEAEIAISTLLRRLPDLRLDDAENPEWRPTFVLRGLKHLPASWG; encoded by the coding sequence ATGAACGAGCATGTTCAGACCGAAGCAGGCGAATCGCTTTTCAATCCGCTGGCGCCCGAGTTCATTCGCAACCCCTATCCCTATTACGAGCGGCTGCGCACCACCGATCCGATGCACCTGACGGCGCATGGCGCCTTCGTCGCCAGCCGTCATGCCGAGGCCAGCCTGGTCCTGCGCGACAAGCGCTTCGGCAAGGATTATGTCGAGCGCACCATCCGGCGCTATGGCCCCGACATCATGAAGGAGCCGGTGTTCCGCAGCATGAGCCATTGGATGCTGCAGCAGGACCCGCCGGATCACACCCGTCTGCGCGGCCTCGTGGTGAAAGCCTTCACCGCGCGGCGGGTCGAGGACATGCGCCCGCGGATTCAGCAGATCGTCGACGAGACGCTCGATCGCATCATCCCGCAGGGCAAGATGGACCTGATCGAGGACTTTGCGTTCCGGCTGCCGGTCACGATTATCTGCGACATGCTCGGAATCCCGCCGGAGCATCGCGAGGTGTTTTATGCCGGTTCGCGCGATGGTGGGCGCATCCTCGATCCGGTGCCAATGACGCCGGCCGAAATTGCGCAGGGCAATGCCAACAACGCCATGGCCCAGATGTATTTCCATCAGCTGTTCGAACTGCGGCGGAAGAGCCCGGGCGACGATCTGACCACGCAGCTGGTGCAGGCCGAGGAAGACGGCAGCAAGCTCTCCAATGAGGAACTGACCGCCAATATCATTCTGTTGTTCGGCGCCGGCCACGAGACCACAGTCAATCTGATCGGCAACGGGCTATTGGCGCTGCATCGCAATCCCGATCAGCTGGCGCTGTTGAAGGCCAATCCCAATCTCATCACCAACGCCATCGAGGAGTTCCTGCGTTACGATTCCTCGGTGCAGTTGACCGGCCGGGTTGCGCTGGAAGACATCGAAGAGCTCGGCGGCAAGAAAATCCCGAAGGGCGAAAGCGTGTTGTGCCTGCTGGGGTCGGCCAACCATGATCCGGCCGTCTATCCGGACCGGCCGGAGCGGCTCGATATCACGCGGCCCAATGTGAAGCCGCTGTCCTTCGGCGGCGGCATCCACTTCTGCCTCGGCGCCCAACTGGCGCGGATCGAGGCGGAGATCGCGATTTCGACCCTGCTGCGCCGGCTGCCGGACCTGCGGCTCGATGACGCGGAGAACCCGGAGTGGCGGCCGACCTTTGTGCTGCGCGGGCTCAAACACTTGCCCGCAAGTTGGGGATAG
- a CDS encoding helix-turn-helix domain-containing protein — MSRVRTRPTRDDTCEKLFEAAARVFEDQGIGGASIEAIVAAAGFTRGAFYSNFKSKDELIIAMIEDHVEQSIRRNLDLLARHNNLADFLDALKTMDRSQQDPLGRSPLLHMEMILFVARAEKRRPELAKRLRARRKLIADIVETTSKNSARNAVLNPTWTGAILLAMEDGFRLHRLIDPETTPPDSFLRAINDLRRAIGIASA, encoded by the coding sequence ATGTCAAGAGTTCGAACGCGACCGACCCGGGACGATACCTGCGAAAAGCTGTTCGAGGCGGCCGCGCGCGTGTTCGAGGACCAGGGCATCGGCGGCGCCAGCATCGAGGCCATTGTTGCTGCGGCCGGTTTTACCCGCGGGGCGTTCTATTCGAATTTCAAGAGTAAGGACGAGCTGATCATCGCCATGATCGAGGATCACGTCGAACAATCGATCCGGCGCAATCTCGATCTGCTCGCCAGGCACAACAACCTCGCGGACTTCCTCGACGCGCTGAAGACCATGGACCGCAGCCAGCAGGATCCGCTCGGCCGCTCTCCCCTGCTGCACATGGAGATGATCCTGTTCGTGGCGCGCGCCGAAAAGCGCAGGCCCGAACTCGCCAAGCGGCTCCGCGCCCGGCGCAAACTGATCGCCGATATCGTCGAGACGACGTCGAAGAACAGCGCCAGGAACGCCGTGTTGAACCCGACATGGACCGGCGCGATCCTGCTGGCCATGGAGGACGGTTTTCGTCTGCACCGCCTGATCGATCCGGAGACCACGCCACCCGACAGCTTCCTGCGCGCCATCAACGATCTGCGGAGAGCGATCGGAATCGCGTCGGCCTGA
- a CDS encoding MFS transporter has translation MRLPFFYGWTIVAVTFVTMAIGVNARTAFSLFFPPIIGEFGWERGVTAGAFSFGFVVSGVVSPLIGRMMDRYGPRAVMEIGVALMGGGLLLAPLTTQPWHLYLTIGVMVGAGSVCLGYSGQSLFLPNWFIRRRGLAMGLAFAGVGIGSVTLLPWVQLMIEQTGWRTACTAMGILVLVVLAPINLLLRKRPEDLGLLADGDAAPSATSAKPVSNIVDPVWAGTDWTLRRALRTARFWWIALGYFCGLYIWYAVQVHQTKFLLDIGFSPNVGVWALGVVSLLGIPGQIWLGHLSDRIGREWIWAISCAGFAICFAALIALKYAPVLPLVYLMVFTQGALGYGLTSVMGAVVLEIFQGKHYGGIFGTIMLAALAGGAAGPWATGFLHDLYGSYSIAFAIGIVVSLLSAVAIWQASPRKVRAVAGQLHKAHAGA, from the coding sequence ATGCGGCTTCCCTTCTTCTACGGCTGGACCATCGTCGCGGTGACGTTCGTGACCATGGCGATCGGCGTCAATGCGCGGACCGCGTTCTCGCTGTTCTTTCCGCCGATCATCGGCGAGTTCGGCTGGGAACGCGGCGTCACCGCCGGCGCGTTTTCCTTCGGCTTCGTGGTTTCCGGCGTCGTCAGTCCGTTGATCGGCCGGATGATGGACCGCTACGGTCCGCGCGCGGTGATGGAGATCGGGGTCGCGCTGATGGGCGGCGGACTGTTGCTGGCGCCGCTGACGACGCAGCCCTGGCATCTTTATCTCACCATCGGCGTCATGGTCGGCGCGGGCAGCGTCTGCCTCGGTTATTCCGGTCAGTCTTTGTTTCTGCCGAACTGGTTCATCCGCCGCCGCGGCCTCGCCATGGGCCTTGCTTTCGCCGGCGTCGGGATCGGCTCGGTGACGCTGCTGCCATGGGTGCAGCTGATGATCGAGCAAACCGGATGGCGCACCGCCTGTACCGCGATGGGCATCCTGGTCCTGGTGGTGCTGGCGCCGATCAACCTTTTGCTGCGCAAGCGGCCCGAGGATTTAGGCCTGCTGGCGGATGGCGACGCCGCGCCGTCGGCCACCTCAGCGAAACCGGTTTCGAACATCGTCGATCCGGTCTGGGCCGGCACCGACTGGACGCTTCGCCGCGCGCTGCGCACCGCGCGGTTCTGGTGGATCGCGCTCGGCTATTTCTGCGGCCTGTACATCTGGTACGCGGTGCAGGTGCACCAGACCAAGTTCCTGCTCGATATCGGGTTCAGCCCCAATGTCGGGGTGTGGGCGCTCGGCGTGGTCAGCCTGCTCGGGATTCCCGGTCAGATCTGGCTCGGCCATCTCTCCGACCGGATCGGGCGGGAATGGATATGGGCGATCAGCTGCGCCGGCTTTGCGATCTGCTTTGCGGCGCTGATCGCGCTGAAATACGCGCCCGTGCTGCCGCTGGTCTATTTGATGGTCTTCACCCAGGGCGCGCTCGGCTATGGCCTGACCTCGGTGATGGGGGCGGTGGTGCTCGAAATATTCCAGGGCAAGCATTACGGCGGCATTTTCGGCACCATCATGCTGGCAGCGCTGGCGGGCGGCGCCGCGGGTCCGTGGGCGACCGGATTCCTGCACGACCTCTATGGCAGTTACAGCATCGCCTTCGCGATCGGCATCGTGGTCAGCCTGCTCTCGGCAGTGGCGATCTGGCAGGCCTCGCCGCGCAAGGTGCGCGCGGTCGCCGGGCAATTGCACAAGGCGCACGCCGGCGCCTGA
- a CDS encoding adenylate/guanylate cyclase domain-containing protein codes for MPVSAEPEAIPSSNDSLLGEEGAVPISRRLAAVAFLDIVGYTILMASDENRTHRRWMKILDEVIRPRISQYRGRLVKLTGDGVLAEFSSALDAVEWAQDVQRLVPSVQIENDQQSPSIALRIAINLGDIIATEFDIYGDGVNVAARLQEHAEPGGVLLSESVYDVVRGTVGKLARDLGYIQLKNLEKSVRVYAVSVDAPTIVVPTRRHRENLPSIAVLPLQNLGGDPADDYFADGIVEDIIMSLAGLHELFVISRASTIKYRGPPPDPGEVGRALGARYVFFGSVRRSDRLVRVSIQACDSATGETLWGDAVEVPPGELFDLQDHIVRKIVAGIAPNVRKTELRNAMRKRPESFTAYDYSLRAIQIINSLDKQTFLRAREFLDKAIAEDQHFAMPVAWAARWHSLYVGQGWSLNPSEDAVTAIQLAARAIELDEQNALALATFGHLKSFLFHEYDGAQMYFDRALAACPNHALAWILSSATLSYIGEAEEAVSRAQHALRLSPFDQSLFSFYMFLNLAFYAKGEFAESVKWGRMSFNENGLYTANHRILIAGLVGVGRLEEARDVAARMIRIEPEFRLKTYERTRQPFRDAKIRERYMQHLRAAGLPE; via the coding sequence ATGCCAGTTTCGGCGGAACCCGAGGCAATCCCCTCTTCCAACGATTCGCTTCTGGGTGAAGAGGGCGCCGTTCCAATTAGTCGACGGTTAGCAGCTGTCGCGTTCCTGGACATCGTTGGTTACACCATCCTGATGGCCAGCGATGAGAACCGCACGCACCGCCGCTGGATGAAAATTCTCGACGAGGTAATCCGTCCTCGTATCTCTCAGTACCGTGGCCGACTGGTCAAATTGACCGGCGATGGAGTTCTTGCCGAGTTTTCCAGCGCTCTTGATGCGGTCGAATGGGCGCAAGATGTCCAACGCCTGGTTCCGTCCGTTCAAATCGAGAACGACCAACAATCCCCGTCAATCGCCCTGCGTATCGCAATTAATCTAGGAGATATAATAGCCACCGAATTTGATATTTATGGTGATGGTGTAAATGTGGCCGCCAGGCTGCAGGAACACGCTGAGCCGGGTGGCGTGCTGCTATCGGAGTCTGTCTACGATGTCGTGCGCGGCACGGTTGGCAAGTTGGCGCGAGACCTTGGCTATATCCAGCTTAAGAACCTGGAGAAATCTGTACGAGTATATGCAGTTAGTGTGGACGCGCCGACAATTGTCGTTCCGACTCGCCGCCACCGTGAGAACCTCCCCTCCATAGCTGTTCTGCCGTTACAAAATCTTGGCGGCGATCCGGCCGATGACTATTTTGCCGACGGTATAGTCGAAGACATAATTATGTCTCTGGCTGGCCTGCACGAGCTTTTTGTTATCTCGCGCGCCTCGACTATCAAGTACCGCGGTCCTCCCCCTGATCCTGGTGAGGTCGGCCGGGCCTTGGGTGCTCGCTACGTTTTTTTTGGAAGCGTTCGCCGATCCGACCGTTTGGTCCGTGTGTCAATCCAGGCATGCGACTCCGCGACAGGCGAAACTCTGTGGGGCGACGCGGTGGAAGTCCCACCCGGCGAGTTGTTCGATCTTCAGGACCATATCGTTCGGAAGATTGTTGCCGGTATTGCGCCCAACGTTCGCAAAACCGAGCTGCGTAATGCGATGAGAAAACGACCGGAAAGTTTCACCGCTTACGACTACTCTCTCAGGGCGATACAGATTATCAACAGCCTCGACAAACAGACATTCCTGCGAGCGCGTGAATTTTTAGACAAAGCAATTGCCGAAGATCAACACTTCGCTATGCCCGTCGCATGGGCGGCACGGTGGCATAGCCTGTATGTCGGTCAGGGCTGGTCGCTTAACCCGAGTGAGGATGCCGTCACAGCCATCCAGCTAGCCGCAAGAGCGATAGAACTGGATGAGCAGAACGCACTTGCACTCGCTACTTTTGGTCACCTGAAGTCATTTCTGTTTCATGAATACGATGGCGCTCAAATGTACTTCGATCGGGCACTTGCAGCATGCCCCAATCACGCTTTAGCCTGGATATTATCAAGCGCTACGTTGAGTTATATAGGAGAGGCTGAGGAGGCGGTCAGTCGCGCCCAGCACGCTTTGCGCCTTTCACCGTTCGATCAAAGTCTTTTCAGCTTCTATATGTTTCTCAACCTCGCATTCTACGCAAAAGGTGAATTTGCGGAATCGGTGAAGTGGGGCAGGATGTCCTTCAACGAGAACGGCCTGTACACTGCTAACCATAGAATCCTGATCGCAGGCCTCGTTGGTGTAGGCCGACTGGAAGAAGCGCGCGATGTCGCGGCCAGGATGATTAGAATCGAGCCGGAGTTTCGGTTGAAAACCTACGAGCGAACCCGGCAGCCTTTTCGGGATGCGAAAATCAGAGAGCGATACATGCAGCATTTGAGAGCGGCTGGCCTCCCAGAATGA